A stretch of the Pseudoalteromonas phenolica genome encodes the following:
- a CDS encoding PepSY-associated TM helix domain-containing protein — translation MKKTLHLWHHYLGLVVAIPLIIISLTGSILVFKEEFDHWLMPELAVVEGETGKRLSYDELRAELNNQLQGYEIGSWEVFDDGITADRVYVLKHGTSEWFKVYLDQYQGVVRSEPVAVNHYLTDWLLDLHYKFLIGDTGLWVTGVASLILLFMGISGLIIYRQFWKKFFTLRLKVKRIALFSDIHKLVGIWSAPVLLVIGFTGVYWNISEIIHHELEHGEEHQTVITERLYNHQLSLDKMIAESTQQMGGFRPTYLLFPYEPELQVTFFGEVSNTSFVTSEYASMVTFNKQTGERMPNYDIREAPFFLVAVDSFRKLHFGYFAGLPSRVIWCLIGLTPLIFAITGCYLWLKRRRPKKRAMKVAQPI, via the coding sequence ATGAAAAAAACACTCCATTTATGGCATCACTATCTTGGATTAGTCGTCGCCATTCCACTTATCATTATTTCTTTAACAGGCAGTATTTTAGTTTTTAAAGAAGAATTCGATCATTGGTTAATGCCAGAACTTGCGGTTGTAGAGGGCGAAACAGGTAAAAGACTAAGTTATGACGAGTTAAGAGCTGAGCTAAACAACCAGCTCCAGGGTTATGAAATTGGCAGTTGGGAAGTATTTGATGATGGTATAACAGCAGATCGTGTATATGTGCTCAAGCACGGTACGAGTGAATGGTTTAAAGTCTATCTTGATCAATACCAAGGGGTTGTGCGCTCTGAGCCTGTTGCGGTCAATCATTACCTAACAGACTGGCTGCTTGATTTGCACTATAAGTTTTTGATTGGTGATACCGGGCTGTGGGTTACAGGGGTCGCATCACTCATTTTGCTTTTTATGGGCATTTCCGGGCTAATTATTTATCGCCAGTTTTGGAAAAAGTTTTTTACTCTGAGGCTAAAGGTAAAGCGCATTGCATTATTTAGCGATATTCATAAGCTAGTTGGCATTTGGTCAGCGCCTGTTTTATTGGTGATTGGTTTCACAGGGGTATATTGGAATATTTCTGAGATCATTCATCATGAGCTTGAGCATGGTGAAGAACATCAAACTGTGATAACTGAAAGACTCTACAATCACCAGCTTTCACTCGATAAAATGATTGCTGAATCAACTCAGCAAATGGGTGGGTTTAGGCCAACTTATTTACTTTTTCCATATGAGCCTGAACTTCAAGTCACATTCTTTGGAGAAGTAAGCAACACCAGTTTTGTCACCAGCGAATATGCTTCTATGGTCACCTTTAATAAGCAAACAGGTGAGCGTATGCCGAATTATGATATTCGTGAAGCGCCGTTTTTTTTAGTCGCTGTTGATAGTTTTCGTAAGCTCCACTTTGGATATTTTGCCGGCCTGCCTAGTCGGGTTATTTGGTGTCTAATTGGTTTAACGCCACTAATCTTTGCTATTACAGGCTGCTATTTGTGGCTAAAAAGAAGAAGACCAAAGAAACGTGCGATGAAAGTTGCACAACCAATTTGA
- a CDS encoding efflux RND transporter permease subunit, translated as MFNLLVKSSLKNRLVVLLLAFVMMAYGVLQGQKLPVDVFPNLNKPVVTVLTEAGGMAPEEVEQLVTFPLENLLNGVTGVTRIRSTSGIGLSIIYIEFEWDTDIYRNRQLVSERLDLASEQLPTGITSVMGPVSSIMGEVMLIALPIDADGDTDAMAAREYADFVLRPHLLAIPGVSQVIPIGGEVRQLRVAPDTMRMRQLNVDLASLQASLNDFAANFGGGFVDLNNQEYLIRHQGRTLDVEHLKNLAVGWHDGRPVLLSQVASVSYAAAEKRGDGGFNGKPAVVINVQKQPNADTVQLTTQIESALAELNAGLPKGIAQPQVLFRQADFIKSSIDNVTEALRDGAIMVTIVLFLFLLSAKTTLISLFAIPLSLAVTVLIFQWLGQSINVMTLGGLAIAIGELVDDSVVDVENILRRLKQNAQSQSPKSVFDVVWQASVEVRSGIVYATAIVILVFLPLFALPGIEGRLFSPLGLAYIVAILGSLLVSMTVTPVLCYYLLPNAKVIHQGDSWLVVKLKHLQSLWIDWALPKSKQLIAVTGVVALLSAASISQFPRAFLPAFNEGSLVLGIIFEPGTSLEESNKMGHLAESLLLSVPEVTQVGRRTGRAELDEHAEGVHSSEVDVDLIPSERSRDEVLAEIRDKLSVLPGQVAIGQPISHRLDHLLSGVRAQLAIKLFGDDLEGLRISAESLRKKLESVPGLVDINIEKQVLIPQLSVRLKYEDLAKYGLTPGSALRQLNMLTEGTSVTDVIDGVKRFELVLRLEDQNRTPAAIAKTLIDSPAGAIPVSYIADIQLLDGPNQVLRENGRRRLVLYANSENVDVKTLLADIREIVAAHELPDDSFISLEGQFLAQEQAMRLLIVLSVLSFALIFLVLYLRYQSMVFATIIMCSLPMALIGAVIAMWLTHTSLSVASVVGFITLTGIAARNGILKISHYLNSIRFEGESFDKALIIRGAKERLSPVLMTSMVTAFALIPLLWAADQPGKEILHPVAIVIFSGLMSSTLLDTLLTPLLYWKFGKKPTEKWLSSNSKELI; from the coding sequence ATGTTTAATTTATTAGTAAAAAGCAGCTTAAAAAACCGTTTGGTTGTGCTCTTGCTTGCCTTTGTCATGATGGCTTACGGTGTGTTGCAAGGTCAAAAGCTGCCAGTGGATGTATTTCCAAACCTTAATAAACCGGTTGTTACTGTGTTAACTGAAGCAGGAGGTATGGCCCCTGAGGAAGTTGAACAATTAGTGACTTTTCCCCTTGAAAATTTACTTAATGGAGTGACTGGTGTTACCCGTATTCGCTCAACTTCTGGCATTGGTTTATCCATTATTTACATTGAGTTTGAATGGGATACCGATATTTATCGCAATCGTCAGTTGGTCTCTGAGCGATTAGATTTAGCATCAGAGCAGCTACCGACTGGCATTACGTCTGTAATGGGGCCTGTGTCGTCGATTATGGGTGAGGTGATGTTGATTGCGCTGCCCATTGATGCTGATGGTGACACCGATGCAATGGCCGCCCGTGAATACGCCGATTTTGTTTTGCGCCCACACTTATTAGCCATTCCTGGTGTATCACAAGTGATCCCAATTGGCGGTGAAGTGCGTCAACTCCGTGTTGCGCCCGATACAATGCGCATGCGCCAACTAAATGTGGATTTAGCGTCACTGCAAGCATCGCTAAATGACTTTGCTGCTAATTTCGGTGGTGGCTTTGTTGATTTAAACAATCAAGAATATTTAATTCGCCACCAAGGCCGCACGCTCGATGTGGAACACCTGAAAAACTTAGCGGTTGGTTGGCATGATGGCCGTCCTGTACTTCTATCACAGGTTGCTTCTGTGAGTTATGCCGCAGCTGAAAAACGCGGTGATGGCGGCTTTAATGGCAAGCCAGCGGTGGTGATTAATGTGCAGAAACAACCCAATGCCGACACAGTGCAATTAACTACGCAAATTGAATCAGCTTTAGCTGAGCTCAATGCAGGTTTACCAAAAGGCATTGCTCAGCCACAAGTATTGTTTCGCCAAGCAGATTTTATTAAATCATCCATTGATAATGTGACAGAAGCGCTGCGAGACGGTGCCATTATGGTGACTATCGTGCTGTTTTTGTTTTTACTTTCTGCAAAAACAACGCTGATTTCACTGTTTGCTATTCCGCTTTCTTTAGCGGTGACGGTATTGATTTTTCAATGGCTTGGTCAAAGCATTAACGTTATGACCTTAGGCGGTCTTGCAATTGCCATTGGTGAATTAGTGGATGACTCGGTAGTAGACGTTGAAAATATTCTCAGGCGCTTAAAACAAAACGCGCAATCGCAATCACCAAAATCTGTCTTTGATGTGGTGTGGCAAGCCAGTGTAGAAGTGCGCTCAGGCATTGTTTACGCGACCGCGATTGTTATCTTGGTATTTTTACCACTGTTTGCGCTACCAGGCATTGAAGGCCGATTATTCTCGCCGTTAGGGCTTGCCTATATTGTTGCGATCCTAGGCTCACTATTGGTGTCGATGACGGTGACCCCTGTGCTGTGTTACTACTTATTACCGAATGCCAAAGTGATCCACCAAGGCGATAGTTGGTTGGTAGTAAAATTAAAGCACTTACAAAGCCTTTGGATTGATTGGGCGTTGCCTAAGTCAAAACAGCTGATTGCGGTAACAGGTGTTGTAGCACTGCTTTCGGCGGCAAGTATTTCGCAATTTCCCCGTGCTTTTTTACCTGCATTTAATGAAGGTTCCTTGGTGCTTGGTATTATTTTTGAGCCAGGTACATCGCTTGAAGAGTCGAATAAAATGGGGCATTTAGCAGAATCATTACTACTGTCAGTGCCAGAAGTCACGCAAGTGGGAAGACGCACAGGGCGCGCGGAATTAGATGAACACGCTGAAGGCGTTCACTCGTCAGAGGTAGATGTCGACTTAATCCCGTCAGAACGAAGTCGCGATGAAGTGCTTGCTGAAATTCGTGACAAATTGTCTGTTTTGCCAGGGCAAGTTGCTATCGGTCAGCCAATTTCGCATAGACTCGACCACTTATTATCGGGTGTGCGTGCGCAGCTTGCGATTAAGCTGTTTGGTGATGATTTAGAGGGCTTACGTATCAGTGCAGAAAGTCTGCGTAAAAAACTTGAAAGCGTTCCAGGTCTTGTCGATATCAACATTGAAAAGCAAGTGCTTATTCCGCAGTTGAGTGTGCGTTTAAAGTATGAAGACTTAGCTAAATATGGCTTAACACCGGGCTCAGCGCTTCGCCAGTTAAATATGCTTACTGAAGGCACCAGCGTAACCGATGTGATAGATGGGGTAAAACGCTTTGAGTTGGTACTTCGCTTAGAAGATCAAAACCGAACGCCTGCAGCCATTGCAAAGACCCTAATTGATTCGCCAGCGGGTGCAATTCCAGTTTCCTATATTGCCGATATTCAATTGCTTGATGGCCCGAATCAGGTGCTTCGTGAAAATGGACGACGTCGATTAGTGTTATATGCCAACAGTGAAAATGTCGATGTAAAAACGCTGCTTGCAGATATTCGCGAAATCGTGGCTGCGCATGAGCTACCCGATGACAGTTTTATTAGTCTAGAAGGGCAATTTTTAGCGCAAGAACAAGCCATGCGTTTATTGATTGTGCTGTCAGTTTTGTCATTTGCACTGATCTTCTTAGTACTTTATCTGCGCTATCAATCCATGGTGTTTGCAACCATTATTATGTGTAGTTTACCTATGGCCTTGATTGGTGCAGTGATTGCAATGTGGTTAACCCATACTTCGCTGTCGGTCGCCTCTGTGGTTGGGTTTATTACCCTAACGGGCATTGCTGCACGAAATGGTATTTTAAAAATTAGCCACTATCTAAACTCAATTCGCTTTGAGGGCGAGTCATTCGATAAAGCCTTGATTATTCGCGGTGCTAAAGAGCGTTTATCACCCGTTCTGATGACCTCAATGGTAACAGCGTTCGCGTTAATACCTTTGTTGTGGGCGGCCGATCAACCGGGTAAAGAGATTTTACACCCTGTTGCAATTGTTATTTTCTCAGGCCTTATGAGCTCGACTTTGTTAGATACCTTGTTAACCCCTTTGCTGTATTGGAAATTTGGTAAAAAACCGACTGAAAAATGGCTGAGCAGTAACTCAAAAGAACTTATTTAA
- a CDS encoding efflux RND transporter periplasmic adaptor subunit — translation MKLKNAVLLSLSLCSLSLFASPGAHGPNGEHLDQKSNKVEGALGKQADGSVIMPMKHQALLNIRTQFVTESEVKKHVRLDAIVKPHPDGYAKIQSSSHGRLDAPETGIYPTGAKVNAGDVLGLIRYQDTAYELASQTSELIAIRNRIEQTNRDVARLKKLGDLASKQALEQLETELLSLKQQAQALQKGLEKPEVLIAPISGVLINHTVSRGQWVEAGEALFEIIAPNQYLIEASTSDLSLTQQLTSAKVIEQPAISLNYLGFSPELVNGLVHVNFELAQEQAENSLFINQNISLQAPINEKQQGIVIPADAVVLSQNNLPQVWIKLSAERFLPQLIRYQHLEPGLVLVTEGLGADNRVVVTGASLLNQVR, via the coding sequence ATGAAGCTTAAAAACGCGGTATTGTTATCTCTAAGTTTATGCTCGCTGAGTTTATTTGCCTCGCCTGGTGCACATGGCCCTAACGGTGAACACTTAGATCAAAAGTCTAACAAAGTTGAGGGTGCGCTCGGCAAACAAGCAGATGGCTCTGTTATTATGCCGATGAAGCACCAAGCTTTACTTAATATACGCACTCAATTTGTTACTGAGTCAGAAGTAAAAAAACATGTTCGTTTAGACGCTATTGTTAAGCCGCACCCAGATGGTTACGCAAAAATTCAATCAAGTAGTCATGGTCGATTAGACGCACCTGAAACTGGTATTTATCCAACGGGTGCAAAAGTGAATGCAGGCGATGTGCTTGGCCTTATTCGTTATCAAGACACCGCCTATGAACTTGCCAGTCAAACCAGTGAGTTAATCGCGATCCGCAATCGTATTGAGCAAACCAATCGCGATGTTGCGCGTTTAAAGAAGCTTGGAGATTTAGCCTCAAAACAAGCATTAGAGCAGCTAGAAACTGAGCTTTTAAGCTTAAAGCAACAGGCTCAAGCGTTGCAAAAAGGTCTAGAGAAACCAGAGGTATTAATTGCCCCAATCTCGGGGGTGCTTATTAACCACACAGTTTCACGCGGGCAATGGGTTGAAGCGGGTGAAGCCTTGTTTGAGATAATCGCGCCAAACCAATATCTCATTGAAGCAAGCACCAGTGATTTATCGCTTACTCAGCAATTAACCTCAGCAAAAGTGATTGAGCAGCCAGCAATCTCACTTAACTATTTGGGATTTTCACCCGAGCTTGTGAATGGCTTAGTGCATGTTAATTTTGAGTTGGCACAAGAGCAAGCTGAAAACAGCTTATTTATCAATCAAAACATTAGCTTACAAGCGCCTATTAATGAAAAGCAACAAGGCATTGTGATCCCTGCGGATGCCGTTGTATTGAGTCAAAATAATTTGCCGCAAGTGTGGATAAAACTCTCGGCAGAGCGTTTTTTACCTCAACTAATTCGCTATCAACATCTTGAACCAGGGCTTGTGTTAGTCACTGAAGGACTCGGTGCTGATAATCGCGTTGTGGTGACAGGTGCATCACTGTTAAACCAAGTGAGATAG
- a CDS encoding YHS domain-containing (seleno)protein: MMALFTSFKTAIAVALIGISSIAHAGHDTETDQNGVILAGHDVIGYFTEGKPVLGSAKFTAVYNDAIYRFASAENRDLFNTNPAKYAPQYGGFCAYGMTFGKKFDIDGKAFEVVDGKLYVNKNLDVYKAWAENVPKHIIEANSEWPEVEEVDPNKL; the protein is encoded by the coding sequence CTGATGGCTTTATTCACTTCTTTCAAAACTGCAATAGCCGTGGCTTTAATCGGTATTTCATCAATCGCCCATGCAGGTCACGATACTGAAACAGATCAAAATGGCGTTATTTTAGCGGGTCACGATGTAATTGGTTACTTCACAGAAGGTAAACCTGTTCTTGGTAGCGCAAAGTTTACCGCCGTATATAACGACGCAATTTACCGTTTCGCATCAGCTGAAAATAGAGACTTATTTAACACAAACCCAGCTAAGTACGCCCCTCAATATGGCGGCTTCTGCGCTTACGGTATGACATTCGGTAAAAAATTCGACATCGACGGTAAGGCATTTGAAGTCGTTGACGGCAAGCTATATGTAAACAAAAACTTAGACGTTTATAAAGCTTGGGCTGAAAACGTACCTAAGCACATTATTGAAGCTAATTCAGAATGGCCCGAGGTAGAAGAGGTCGACCCTAACAAACTTTAA
- a CDS encoding TonB-dependent siderophore receptor, producing the protein MTSRVFKLSALFVATSAILSGHAFADDGKKDIEKIQVLGDKHSNYLAVEAETATKLGISIKETPQSVRVVTRALMDDFSLDDVNQVLETTPGVSVEKIETDRTYYKARGFDIVNFQVDGLGLPQERGSLQGTLDTAIYQRIEVVMGANGMMTGAGNPSATVNFIRKRPTADLRADVSVTAGSWSNKRVEADVSGSFNDMVSSRAVVVKQKRDSYLDRYAVDREVFYGITEFALTDTTTLTTSLTYQSNDADSPLWGALALFDNKGQPTNYDVSTSTAADWAYWNNTSKQAFVELEQYIGDEWSVIARYAHTQNEQDSNLFYVYGTPDAETGLGLTGYASDYQLRDRLNLFDVYARGSFELFGQEHIVAFGASEADMYYFDRSLYDYQTGNGFPPMPNMNEWDGVAPVPTLVDVNPAAPGSDVHSEQSSQYISARFSLTDDLKLLAGLRYTNWETQGLSYGNNKGRKDSDTTPHIGLVYSVNDDINVYISDTDTFAPQTETNANGSQLAPIIGDTQELGVKAELFDSRLMLNVALFNAEQVNIAVADVDNSTPDKTVHKAAPGIQSKGYEIELSGELGYGFSANLGYTKTDIDVSDTFNAGNVEAQLVKDYTPKQVFKLAVKHDVESIEGLSFGMNMRWQDEISRIQNATENFVTKQDAYAIVNFMASYEINDQVNLTFNANNVFDEKYINSLYWAQGFYGAPRNYALTLNWSL; encoded by the coding sequence ATGACAAGTCGTGTATTTAAGTTAAGCGCTCTATTCGTTGCTACTTCGGCAATTCTTTCTGGTCACGCTTTTGCGGATGATGGCAAAAAAGACATTGAGAAGATTCAAGTATTAGGCGACAAGCACAGTAACTATCTGGCAGTTGAAGCAGAAACAGCCACTAAGCTAGGTATTTCAATTAAAGAAACACCGCAATCTGTGCGAGTGGTGACGCGTGCGCTGATGGACGACTTTTCATTAGACGATGTGAATCAAGTACTAGAAACGACACCAGGTGTGTCAGTTGAGAAGATAGAAACAGACCGCACTTACTACAAAGCTCGTGGTTTCGATATAGTGAATTTTCAAGTAGATGGCTTAGGCTTACCGCAAGAGCGAGGCTCACTTCAGGGCACACTAGATACTGCGATTTATCAACGAATTGAAGTTGTGATGGGTGCAAACGGCATGATGACAGGCGCTGGTAATCCATCAGCAACAGTTAACTTTATTCGTAAACGCCCAACGGCCGATTTACGTGCTGATGTGTCAGTAACAGCAGGCTCTTGGTCAAATAAACGTGTTGAAGCAGATGTGTCAGGCAGCTTTAATGATATGGTTTCTAGCCGCGCTGTTGTGGTTAAGCAAAAACGTGATTCTTACTTAGACCGTTATGCGGTAGATCGTGAAGTATTTTATGGCATTACTGAATTTGCTTTAACAGATACAACGACATTAACGACCAGTTTAACCTATCAAAGTAATGATGCTGACAGCCCGCTTTGGGGCGCATTAGCGTTATTTGATAACAAAGGTCAACCAACAAACTATGATGTTTCTACTTCAACAGCAGCAGATTGGGCGTATTGGAACAACACCTCAAAACAAGCATTTGTTGAACTTGAGCAATATATTGGTGACGAGTGGAGTGTCATTGCACGCTATGCACATACGCAAAACGAGCAAGACTCGAATCTATTTTATGTGTATGGCACACCAGATGCAGAAACAGGCTTAGGTCTAACAGGTTATGCCAGCGATTATCAACTACGCGACAGATTAAACTTATTCGATGTGTATGCGCGCGGTAGCTTTGAGCTGTTTGGTCAAGAGCATATTGTGGCTTTTGGTGCTAGCGAAGCCGATATGTATTACTTTGATCGCTCTTTATATGATTATCAAACCGGTAATGGTTTCCCGCCAATGCCTAACATGAATGAGTGGGATGGTGTTGCGCCGGTGCCAACTTTGGTTGATGTAAACCCAGCAGCCCCGGGTTCTGATGTACACAGTGAACAAAGTTCTCAATATATATCTGCGCGTTTTTCTCTTACTGATGATTTAAAATTACTCGCTGGTCTTAGATACACAAATTGGGAAACACAAGGGTTATCATATGGCAATAATAAAGGTCGAAAAGATAGTGATACAACTCCGCATATTGGTCTAGTGTATTCAGTCAATGACGATATTAATGTATATATTTCAGACACAGATACTTTCGCGCCTCAAACCGAGACTAACGCTAATGGTTCTCAGTTAGCACCAATTATCGGTGATACACAAGAGTTAGGTGTAAAAGCAGAACTATTCGATTCGAGGTTGATGCTAAATGTAGCGTTATTCAACGCAGAGCAAGTGAACATTGCTGTTGCAGATGTGGATAATTCGACACCAGATAAAACAGTTCACAAAGCGGCTCCAGGCATTCAATCGAAAGGCTATGAAATAGAGCTAAGCGGTGAGCTTGGCTATGGCTTCAGTGCTAACCTAGGTTATACCAAAACAGACATTGATGTGTCTGACACGTTCAATGCTGGTAATGTAGAAGCACAACTTGTGAAAGATTACACACCAAAGCAGGTATTCAAGCTAGCGGTTAAACATGATGTTGAATCCATTGAAGGGTTAAGCTTTGGTATGAACATGCGCTGGCAAGATGAGATCAGCCGTATACAAAATGCCACTGAAAATTTCGTTACTAAACAAGACGCCTATGCGATTGTTAATTTTATGGCAAGCTACGAAATCAACGATCAAGTTAACCTGACCTTCAATGCCAATAATGTATTTGATGAGAAGTACATTAACTCATTGTATTGGGCACAAGGTTTCTATGGTGCACCTCGTAACTATGCATTGACTTTAAATTGGTCATTGTAA
- a CDS encoding MBL fold metallo-hydrolase — MKIHQIEGYIQTIYLVEYQDKLMLLDGCCRADHDIVLSFITQTLNRAIGDLKVILVTHMHPDHAGGAHKLAKTTGAKIAACNAPGHWYRGLDGMLMHWTDMLLALYVAGRKGKKKQNLFYPRKLRADHFLADGMTIPGFDDWQVMHIPGHTDRDIAAYHIPSERVYVADLMVKVKGKLIPPFPLFYPRRYRNSLLAIKLLQPKSVILAHDGELDFADIDFDSLIESAPTTPMTHWRSVKYKFKKALNIH, encoded by the coding sequence ATGAAAATTCATCAAATAGAAGGTTATATACAAACAATTTATCTTGTTGAATATCAAGATAAACTCATGCTGCTTGATGGTTGCTGTCGTGCAGATCATGACATTGTCCTGAGCTTTATCACGCAAACACTCAATCGTGCCATTGGCGACTTAAAAGTCATTCTCGTGACTCATATGCACCCTGATCATGCAGGTGGCGCACATAAACTTGCTAAAACCACAGGGGCAAAAATTGCTGCATGTAATGCACCAGGGCACTGGTATCGCGGCCTAGATGGCATGTTAATGCATTGGACTGATATGCTACTCGCGCTTTATGTTGCAGGTCGAAAAGGGAAGAAAAAACAGAATCTATTTTACCCAAGAAAGTTGCGAGCCGACCATTTTCTCGCAGACGGCATGACCATACCTGGGTTTGATGACTGGCAAGTCATGCACATTCCTGGTCACACCGATCGAGACATTGCCGCTTATCATATTCCATCAGAGCGTGTTTATGTGGCTGATTTAATGGTTAAAGTTAAAGGTAAATTAATACCACCATTTCCACTGTTTTATCCGCGACGTTACCGCAATTCGTTGCTGGCAATTAAATTACTTCAGCCCAAGTCTGTTATTTTGGCGCACGACGGCGAGTTAGACTTTGCTGATATAGACTTCGACAGTTTGATAGAGTCAGCGCCCACCACCCCAATGACGCATTGGCGCTCTGTAAAATATAAGTTTAAAAAAGCACTTAATATCCATTAG
- a CDS encoding tetratricopeptide repeat protein, whose protein sequence is MHCRTFLTMLFLTSISFLSNANAEKDANKAVQQIESPLYKPLVERYILDELKQLRQDQQATRAELIEKVVNAKLESSDRAIRYTADTTNTIFYIITAAASILVLLGWKSIRDIKESMEASTTRRIEKLTAKYEERLNQLEDTIKERSNQIVEAQKVISESNMVHSLWMRAGLEKSDQEKLNIYDQILEINPHDVEALTYKADLLLDMNDDAWALSLVNQAIELDSNYALAYWQRACAKSKLAQFQEALEDIRTALTLSNTLKEELDRESYFSGLRKEPAFIALQQA, encoded by the coding sequence ATGCATTGTCGTACATTTTTAACCATGCTTTTTCTTACATCAATTTCGTTTCTTAGTAATGCGAATGCAGAAAAAGATGCAAATAAAGCCGTTCAACAAATCGAGTCCCCGCTCTATAAACCTCTCGTTGAACGCTATATTTTGGATGAACTCAAACAACTGCGCCAAGACCAACAAGCTACGCGCGCGGAACTAATAGAGAAAGTCGTCAATGCTAAATTAGAGTCATCTGATCGAGCCATTCGTTATACTGCAGACACCACCAATACTATTTTTTACATCATTACTGCTGCGGCTTCTATTTTGGTGTTGCTAGGATGGAAGTCGATCCGCGACATCAAAGAAAGTATGGAAGCATCAACGACACGACGTATTGAAAAGCTGACGGCCAAATATGAAGAGCGCTTAAATCAACTTGAAGACACCATTAAAGAGCGTTCGAATCAGATTGTTGAAGCGCAAAAAGTCATATCCGAAAGCAACATGGTGCATTCACTTTGGATGCGAGCGGGTCTTGAAAAGAGCGATCAAGAAAAGCTTAATATTTACGACCAAATTTTAGAGATTAATCCACATGACGTTGAAGCACTGACTTACAAAGCAGATTTATTATTAGATATGAATGATGATGCTTGGGCATTATCGCTTGTAAATCAAGCTATTGAGCTAGATAGTAATTATGCACTTGCCTACTGGCAAAGAGCCTGCGCTAAATCCAAACTGGCACAGTTTCAAGAAGCCCTTGAAGATATTCGTACAGCATTGACTCTGTCGAACACGCTAAAAGAAGAGCTTGATAGAGAGTCTTACTTCAGTGGCTTACGCAAAGAGCCGGCCTTTATTGCACTTCAACAAGCCTAA
- a CDS encoding T6SS phospholipase effector Tle1-like catalytic domain-containing protein, with product MSRLIVFNFDGTGNEPEDAKQYDEQKDASISNILKLHFLMGGNLHRDGEHYGLSNRNNIAHCFYYQGVGTYGGWFNRFINQGLAFNSWDVSYILNKARNDFLNHYRTGDIVLITGFSRGAALARRFVSLIEHAISNDDMPPFIFLCVFDTVASIGLPDLSTRKRPKFSVVFEHGRTISNLVKHATHLVSLDEKRKAFQPTLMNHDPNRITEIWFAGAHSDVGGGYKMDGLADVALGYAINWLKHMQQLHDLPHFTLDITDSDCLKQACPDALQGTISHDDLSLSPNALGLNHQQTRTFFIDWLTLDDRICCVMKDNKIDSSLTPVVHHSVAKRVNLDNNYQPNSLEQTEHHLWHDFTRPLQTFSCVTEHSEQKEQDYAELDEH from the coding sequence ATGAGTAGGCTGATCGTTTTTAATTTTGATGGCACAGGTAATGAGCCTGAAGATGCAAAACAATATGATGAACAAAAAGATGCCAGCATCAGTAATATCTTAAAGCTGCACTTTTTAATGGGTGGTAACCTACACCGTGATGGTGAGCACTATGGTCTGTCAAATCGCAACAACATCGCACATTGCTTTTACTATCAAGGAGTGGGTACGTATGGCGGCTGGTTTAACCGCTTTATTAATCAAGGCTTAGCGTTTAATTCATGGGATGTGTCATACATTCTCAATAAAGCGAGAAATGACTTTTTAAACCACTATCGAACGGGTGACATCGTATTAATCACTGGGTTCTCTCGCGGCGCAGCTTTAGCAAGGCGATTTGTCTCTTTGATTGAGCATGCCATTAGCAATGACGACATGCCCCCTTTCATATTCTTATGTGTATTTGATACCGTTGCCAGCATCGGTCTGCCCGACTTAAGCACTCGCAAACGCCCTAAATTCTCAGTCGTTTTTGAGCATGGCCGCACTATTTCAAACCTAGTCAAACACGCCACTCATTTAGTCAGCCTTGATGAAAAGCGTAAAGCCTTTCAGCCAACCTTGATGAACCATGATCCAAATAGGATCACAGAAATTTGGTTTGCTGGTGCTCATTCAGATGTTGGGGGCGGATATAAAATGGATGGCCTCGCTGATGTGGCACTTGGTTATGCCATTAATTGGCTCAAACATATGCAACAGTTGCATGACTTACCGCACTTTACTTTAGACATCACCGATAGCGATTGTCTCAAACAAGCTTGCCCTGATGCACTTCAAGGTACCATCAGTCACGACGATTTATCTCTATCTCCTAATGCGTTAGGCCTCAACCATCAACAAACCCGCACTTTTTTTATTGATTGGTTAACCTTAGATGACCGAATTTGTTGTGTGATGAAAGACAATAAAATCGACTCTAGCTTAACGCCTGTGGTGCACCACAGTGTCGCCAAAAGGGTTAACTTAGATAACAATTACCAACCAAATTCTCTTGAGCAAACCGAACACCATTTATGGCATGACTTTACTCGACCTTTGCAGACATTTTCATGTGTCACTGAACACTCTGAACAGAAAGAGCAAGATTATGCTGAATTAGATGAGCACTAA